The sequence TGCAGGGTGACTTCCGAACCGGGGTTGACATGGATCCACCGGGCTATGGTTTCCGTATCCCGGAGATGAACGGACAGGTCCGTATCCATTTCCTGCTTAGTCGGGTGGAGGTGGCCTTTGGCCCGGATGTCCAGGGCCTTGTTACCAAGGGCAAGATCGGAGATGAAAATATCCCCGGATTGTTCTCTGGAAAGGGCCGTTGCAAAATGACCCGATGCCATATGGCCTGCAAGGGGGGCGGGAAGGAGGTTTTCATCCAGCTCCCATCGGCCGTCCAGAAGAAGGGTGGGAAGATCTTCCCATGAAAGGTGAATGCTTGTTTGGATTTTGTTTCTGTCTCCTGCCTGCACATGAAGATCTCCGGACCAGGCACCGCTGAGGGCTTCTCCCCCGAGGCTTGCGGACAGCGGCATTTTTTCCGCCAGTCCCAGCATCAGAGCCAGAGCGCCGCTGCTCTCTTCCAGCTGCAGGTTCATATTGAGAAGTCGGGTTGCCGGAAAATATCCGGCGTCCAGCTGCAGGGTACCGGGAGGCCCTTCGAATACTCTGGCATGCAGTCCTGCCTGCCAGGTGGTATCATCGGCACCGAGAAAGGCTTCCACCCGAAAGCGGATATCTTCTCCTGCCACAGTATCTGCCAGATAGACCTCTTCCAGCAGCAGCTGATCCAGCAGAATGGCCGGGAGGTTCGGGGGAAAGGCCTTTTCCTTTCCGGGTTTTTCGGCAGGTGCTTTTCCGGGTGGCAGTCCGGGCAGGCGGTAGAGGCCCAGATAGCGGCTGTGAATTTCTGTGATGTGGATGCGTCCGGAAAGAAGATCGGCTGGGGAAAGGACCAATCGCAGGTCTTTTCCCTCAAAGAAGGTTCCCTCGGGGTCTGAAAGACGGAGCCCGCTTATGCCAATGGCAAAGGGAAGGGCACCGTGCAGGCCCTGAATATGCACACGGAGGCCTTCTTCCGAATGGAGCAGGCGGTTGATGCCGGATTCCAGCAATTTATGGCCCGTATGGGTTCGCAGGAGAACAAGGCTTGCCGTGGAAAGGGTGAAGATCAGGCCAAGGAATATCCATAACAGGATAAGAAACAGCCCTCTGATTCGGCGGGATTGCGGAGTGGCTTGTGGTGCGGTTTCCCCGGTCATTGTGGGTTTCCTACGGTTGCTTTCAGGGTGAGGGTTGCATGTGTTGCGGGCCGGAAGGCTAAAAGGCCTGGCCTATACTGATGTAAAGCTGGAATGCGTCATCATTGGGTCGGGAGTTCAGTGGAAAGGCCACATCCAGACGGAAAGGCGCAAAATCCGTATAATAGCGCAGGCCCAGCCCTGCTCCCCAGTGGAACTCATCTTCCAGCTGAAGCTGAGACTGGGTGAAAACCTGGCCGCCATCCAGAAAAGCCACCAGACCCAGATTGTTTTTCATGCGCCAGCGAAGTTCCAGCCCTGTTTCCACCATGCTTCTGCCGCCCACCACTTCGCCCTTTTCTTCCGGGCCGATGGACTGGTAGGCATAGCCGCGGATGGAGCCGCCACCGCCTCCGTAAAAGCGTTCATCCGCAGGGATATTGAGGTTGGATTCACCAATGATGGAGCCCACACCCCCCCTTGCGGAAAGAACCAGCCGGTCTTCCCCGATGAGGGGGAGATGGCCCGAGAGAGAGCCGTACAGTTTGTAGAACCACAGACCCGTATCCAGAGAATCCCAGAAAGGCTCCCCCTTGATCTGCATGCGGAAACCGCGGGTGGGATTGAGTACGTCATTGCGTTTGTCCCATGTCAGTTCATGGGGAAAGGAGAGGAGGCCGTAAGTCTGGGTCTCCTGCAGCTGGGTGATACTGCTGACCCGGTACTGAACCCCAATGCCACCGGACCATGAATGGTTGAGCTGACGGAACAGCTTGGCTCCCACGGCACCTTCTTCACTTTCATAAGCCTCGCTTTCCTCCTGGCCTGCCCATCCTGTGAGGGTAAGAGACTGACGTTTATCCAGAAAATCCGGAATGCGGTATTCCGATGATATGCGCTGCTGTTTTTCCGCCACGGTGAGACCCGTGGAAAGGCGTTCGCCCATCCCCCTGAGGTTGCGGTGTTCCCATTCCAGCTTGGTACCGGCTCCGGTGTCTGTTTCATAAAAGAGACCGGTTCGTATGGTTCGGGGGCTTCGTTCCAGAAGGGAGACATGAACGGGCAGGCTGAGGTCTTCATTGGGTTCTGCCGGGTGCTCAATATCCACAATGGCAAAGAGTCCGTCCTGCATGAGCTGGCTTCGCAGCCGGTTCAGGCGGGAGGCCTGAAACAGCTCTCCCTTTCTCCATGGAATACGGTTTTCCACATAAAGGGAATGGACCCGTTCGTTGCCCTCTATGATGGTGTCACCAAAAAAAGCCTGGGGTTCGGCAGCATAGGTATAGTGAAGATTCACTGTTCGCTCGGCGTGGTTGACAAGGGTTCTCTGCAGATCTGAACGCGGGGAGGGATAGCCTCGCTCCCTGAAAAATGATTTCAGGTGTTCTTTTGCCTGCAGAATTTCCGGAGCCCGTGCCCGGGTACCGGGAGTGAGGCGGAGATCGGATGCCACGGGCAGGGCATGCAGGGGAATCTGGGTATCTTCGGTGGTGATGATAATGTCATTGATCATGTAGGCAGGCCCTGTATCCACATAAAAAATAACTTCCGGCAGACTGCGTTCCAGATTCACTTCCCTTGTGATACGGCTGTTGTAAAAACCTTCGGAGCGCAAGGCCCGGGTCATGTCGGGTATATCATTGGCCGCCCGTCTGCGCAGCATTTCTGTTGTGGGGACCGGGCGGTCTTTCATGGAAAAGGTGTCGGAGACGGCTTCCAGAATATTCCGGATTTCCGGAGGAACGTCTCCCTGAATGCTTACCCTGTAGGCATCCTGATACAGAAAGGGCAGCAGGTTGGCCGCTGCGGAAAAGGGCAGGAGAACCATAAGAATGAGAACCTGGATTGTTCTGACAGAAAAGACAGAAGCATTCATGACTGTCCTGAAAAGGTGGCGTACGGTTTCGCCCTGTTTTTTTTGGGGTCTACAGGGTGTAGGCATCCGTAACGGGTTCCCGGAGTATGGCGTTGACAGCGGCTATGGCATTCTTGGAAACACCGGGAAAAACATGGGCAAGATTACCCACATGGCGGAGATTTTCCGCCGTGCGCATCAGGAGACGAACCAGATCCCCTTCGGCAAGGGGGCTGTTTTTATGCACTTCTTCCCAGCTTATTCCCGATGTCCAGTGGTACACGGTAACCGCAGGCGTAAGGTAAAGCGGAAAAACAGGAAACCCCTTTGCCACCATTTCCTTGGCAAAGGGTTGCAGCTGCTTGCGCAGGTGGAGAAAGGCCTTGAGCAGTTTTTCAGGAATAAGGTGCTCCGGAATTTCCTGATCATCCGCTTCCCGTTCATTGACAAAACAGGCCATGAGAGCGGCCATGACAGCGGGCTCCTTTTCGGGAAAGAGCCTGCGCCGGAATCCTTCGGCCACAAGAACGGGCTGGTCGATGCGCAGCTGGGCGGCCCAGAGACCGTCATCGCTGAGGCGGTCATCGTTGTTTACAAAGCCCTTTTCCTTGAGAAAGCGTAAATGACGGTTGAAATCGGCAAAGAGCAGTTCCGCTGCTCCGGCACTGGCCTTTCGGGAACTTTTACCCGTAAGCCTGTGGGCAATGCGGAAGGCGGCAAAGCTTCGGTTCATGATAGCTTTTACCATGGCAGGGGTGTGGGATAAAAGAAGATTCAGTGCCATGGAAAAATCGATGCGGATCTGGCTTTCCACTTCCGTGGGCGGCGCATTGATCATGCGGCCGAAATGGCGCAGGTCCATGAATTTTCCCGGAAGAGCCACGGCAAAACCGATTCGGTCCTTGCCCCTGCGTCCGGCTCTGCCTGTCATCTGATGAAATTCCGTGGAGGAAAGGGGCATGAATTCCGTGCCGTTGAAGCGGTCTGAGTTAGCCACAAGAACGGTACGTGCGGGAAAGTTGACCCCGGCAGCAACGGTGGAAGTGGCAAAAACCGCATCCAGCAGTCCTTCGGACATCAGGGTTTCCACCACCATTTTCCATGCGGGCAGATGGCCTGAATGATGGGCGGCCACTCCCCTTCGTTCAATGTGCATCCGCTGGGGATGGCGGGCTGCATGGGGCCAGAACCGGGTGAGCTCGTCCATGCGGTTCCGCAGGGCGCTGGCCCGTTCCGGATCCGCCAGAAGGCCTGCTTCATCACAGAGGGTAATGGCCGCGTCACAATCTGCCCTTGATTTG comes from Desulfobotulus pelophilus and encodes:
- a CDS encoding autotransporter assembly complex protein TamA; this translates as MNASVFSVRTIQVLILMVLLPFSAAANLLPFLYQDAYRVSIQGDVPPEIRNILEAVSDTFSMKDRPVPTTEMLRRRAANDIPDMTRALRSEGFYNSRITREVNLERSLPEVIFYVDTGPAYMINDIIITTEDTQIPLHALPVASDLRLTPGTRARAPEILQAKEHLKSFFRERGYPSPRSDLQRTLVNHAERTVNLHYTYAAEPQAFFGDTIIEGNERVHSLYVENRIPWRKGELFQASRLNRLRSQLMQDGLFAIVDIEHPAEPNEDLSLPVHVSLLERSPRTIRTGLFYETDTGAGTKLEWEHRNLRGMGERLSTGLTVAEKQQRISSEYRIPDFLDKRQSLTLTGWAGQEESEAYESEEGAVGAKLFRQLNHSWSGGIGVQYRVSSITQLQETQTYGLLSFPHELTWDKRNDVLNPTRGFRMQIKGEPFWDSLDTGLWFYKLYGSLSGHLPLIGEDRLVLSARGGVGSIIGESNLNIPADERFYGGGGGSIRGYAYQSIGPEEKGEVVGGRSMVETGLELRWRMKNNLGLVAFLDGGQVFTQSQLQLEDEFHWGAGLGLRYYTDFAPFRLDVAFPLNSRPNDDAFQLYISIGQAF
- a CDS encoding DEAD/DEAH box helicase; protein product: MNSSHKPSGKPGAKPHFRKKRHSADKSPAGRTMKPGSDPRLKPVFAKIGVPESKPFQADPFQEKAIEAVGKGDCLVMAPTGSGKTYIAEKAIEKVFSEGKRAWYASPLKALTNAIHTAFCRQFGEKNVGILTGDRKENPDAPLIIGTTEILRNQLYDAMHTGEDIRCDLVILDEAHYLGDPDRGVVWEETIIYMPPRVPLLLLSATIGNAEEIAGWLESMRSQTCTIIRAKRRPVPLQPLFFHPSGTLFPFLAEYDASLHIGRKGLHKKVLQYLSADKPPLLAPPRRLPNMADILAVLRHYNLLPAIFFLKSRADCDAAITLCDEAGLLADPERASALRNRMDELTRFWPHAARHPQRMHIERRGVAAHHSGHLPAWKMVVETLMSEGLLDAVFATSTVAAGVNFPARTVLVANSDRFNGTEFMPLSSTEFHQMTGRAGRRGKDRIGFAVALPGKFMDLRHFGRMINAPPTEVESQIRIDFSMALNLLLSHTPAMVKAIMNRSFAAFRIAHRLTGKSSRKASAGAAELLFADFNRHLRFLKEKGFVNNDDRLSDDGLWAAQLRIDQPVLVAEGFRRRLFPEKEPAVMAALMACFVNEREADDQEIPEHLIPEKLLKAFLHLRKQLQPFAKEMVAKGFPVFPLYLTPAVTVYHWTSGISWEEVHKNSPLAEGDLVRLLMRTAENLRHVGNLAHVFPGVSKNAIAAVNAILREPVTDAYTL